Genomic segment of Geminocystis herdmanii PCC 6308:
TATTTCAAGATTTATTATTACTTAAAATTTGTAAGCAATAAATCCCCCTAATCCCCTAATACCCTAACACCCCAAGATTTTTTTAAAAGGCTTGAATCCACTCTTTAATTTCATAATCTGTCCAAATATTGTTTTGCCAATAAGGATCAGATTCTACTAAATTTTTGACTATGGCTTCATTTTCTGCCTCATAAATACCAAAGACTTTACTATTATCTTTTGTAGGTCCTAAAGTAACTAAAATACCTTGTTCTTTTTGTTTGCCTAATCCTTCTAAATGCGCTTGACGATAGGGCGTTCTTTTTTCTAAAGCGTTATCGCAATAACTTCCGAATAAAATGTATTTTGCCATAAGTAATAGTTAGTAATTAATAAAATTATTTCGTTTTTTTAGTAATAATAATTAGAGGATTGAGTTGTGGTTTCTGGGGCAAATGCTAACCATAGGGGAAATTTTAACAGTGATAGGCTTACTTTGTCATCGGTTTGATCCATGATAACTAAGGGTAAATCTTTTTCTTCGATAATGCGATCGCCCTTTTGAATTAGGGATTCTGGTGTTTCAAACAATACTACTCCTCGATTCGGTCCAAAATCACTACGGGAAATTCCTAAACAGTCTTGTAAACCTCGTCTCCATTCTCCTAGTCTTTCGGGGGTATCTGATAAAATGAGAGTTCGGGTTCGATCGCCGTATAACTGATAAAGTATAGACATAATGGCAGAAGCGATCAAAATATTTTGTAGTCTTGAACTCATACTGCGTAAGCTACCCCGTCCTCCTTGAGTAAAAAACCATTCTCCAACCCTTTCAGCGTGGATAGGTTCAAAGGTACGCCGTAATTGCCAAGGTGCACCATAGTAATCAGGGCGAGTACGATATTGATCTAGTAAACCACGAATTTGACGGATTTCTTCCTTAAAGTTTTTCTCCACAAAGCTCGGATTGGGGTTTTTATTTTGATTTATAGGAGTAGGAGTTGGCGTTTCTTCCCATGATGGAGAGTTGTTATTAGTTAATTCTAACTGTTCGACGGCGGATGTTAAGTCTTGTAAACTACCAACTAAATAATCTTTAAAACCTTGTACTCGAATGGCTAAATCTTGAGAAACTCCAGAAAAAGTGGTTTTCATTTCTCGATCGATTTTCTCTTTTCGCCGTTCTAATTTTTGAATTTCTAACTCTAAATTTTGTTTTTTTTGTTCTAATTCTTTTAAGCCTTCTTGGACTAATAAACTAATATTTTTTCTAATATTTTCTTGTTCTTTTAATAACTCTTGAGTTTGATTTTCTAAGGTATTAATTTCTGTTTTTACCTCATTATTTTCTACTTCAATATTTGTGTTTATTTCTTGTTTAATTTCCTCTGGTTTAAACTCTATTTCTTGCTTCTCAATTTTACTTTCTTCTACAAAAGATTTTGATTCTTCCTCTTGAGGATAATCTATATCATCTAAAGATAAAATATTTAATTCTTCTGTTAAAGATTCATTATTTTCCTCTGCTTCTAATTCTTCAGATTCTATAGATTCCAAAGTTTTATTAGTCTTCTGGGGCTTTTCTGATTGCATTTCCCATAAATCATCATCATCAAAATAATCTAATTCGGTATTGTTTTCTAAAGATTCTTTTTTAGTCTCGGACATAGTAATTTTTAATAATTTAGTTAATCAATAAAATAGTAATTTTTATTATGTTTTAGTCATTAAACCAAGAGAATTTATGCTTTTTTACAATATTTTTCTAAACATTCTCTCAAGGTTATGGCATCAAATATAATAGGAATAAAATGAATACTATTAACTTCTTTAAAGTATAGCAAAATCGGTACAGGTTGCCAAAAAATTTCCCAATTTTCCCATTCTATATAAGGAAAGGTTCTAATATTTTTTTCTCCTCGATAAACTTCTAGTGCGATCGAGGTAAATTTTAACTTAATTATGTTAGCTTGAATAAGTAAAAATATGCCAAATAAGATCACTACAGCACCGAGAATAATTTGTAATAAACTTAAGGCAATACCACCAATAATTATCACAAAAGGGATACGATAATTAGGGTCTAATGTTATGGTTTCTGAAGATAAAACAGTACTTTTCATTCGTTTTTTTACTAAAATTTTCGTTTAATATCCTTTATATTTTAATTCGATCGGGCTAAGAATAACTGAGTTCGACAAAAGAAAATTGATGAAGGTGAGAGGGGGAAGAGGGGGAAGAGGGGGAAGAGGGGGAAGAGGGGGAAGAAAATGACTCAAAATCTTGATTTTTCATTATTTAACCTAAAACCTAACACCTAAAACCTAACACCTGATTACAGTGACTCGATAAAGTGACTTAATCTAGTCATACCTTTTTCGATCGAATCCATATCAGTAGCATAAGATAAACGAATACAGTTATCATTACCAAAAGCAACCCCCGGAATAGTAGCTACCTTTTCTTGAGTGAGTAACTTATCGCAAAATTCAAGGGATTTTAAACCAGTGTTGCTAATATCAATAAACAAATAAAAAGCCCCTGCTGGTAAAGGAGTACTAACATTAGCAATAGATTTAACAGCAGAATACATAACTTTTCTTCTTTGCGCGAAAGAAAGTAACATTTCTGCTACACAGTCTTGAGAAGATTCTAAAGCTGCGATCGCACCATATTGAGCAAAAGTACAGACATTAGAAGTACTATGACCTTGCACAGTAGTCATCGCTTTGATAATATTAACATCCCCAGCGATATAACCTACACGCCATCCCGTCATGGAATAAGCCTTAGCAAAACCATTACTAATCAGAGTGCGTTTAAAAATCTCCTCATTAACCGCACCAATACTTAAATGGGTTGCACCATCATAAAGAATTTTCTCGTAAATTTCATCAGATACCACTAAAATATCATGTTTAACAATAACTTCCGCTAATGCCTTAATCTCATCAGGAGTATATACTGAACCAGTAGGATTAGAAGGGGAATTTAAAACAAATAACTTAGTTTTCGGAGTAATCGCCTCCTCTAACTGCTTAGGAGTAATTTTATACTCATTTTCGGCAGTCGTAGTAACAATCACAGATTTTCCTCCAGCCAATGTCACCATTTCAGGATAACTTAACCAATAAGGTGCAGGAATAATTACCTCGTCATCCTGTTCGATAAGTGCCATCATTAAATTATATAAAGAGTGTTTACCGCCATTGGTAACGATGACATTTTCCGCTTTATAGTCTAAATTGTTATCTTTTTTGAGCTTATTGGCAATGGCTTGACGCAAAGGCATTTCTCCTGCTGCCGCACCATATTTAGTTTTACCTTCATCTAAGGCTTTTTTTGCCGCTAACTTGATATGATCAGGAGTATCAAAATCTGGCTCACCGGCACTAAAACTACAAACGTCTAGTCCTTCAGCTTTCATAGCTTTACCTTTAGCGGTGATAGTAAGGGTAATGGAAGGATTAACTTGAGATATTCTACTGGCTAATTTAATCATTGTTGCTTCAATTTTGAGGAATGAGTCCTTTTATTTATAATAATAATTGAACAACGAACAGTAAAATATAAAACTCTTTCTGTAAAAAGTTTTGATAAAAACGATTATAAGTTATCTAGCAAACCTGTTAATTAAATCTATTATCAACCCTAGACTCCTCCAACCCTACCTCCCGTAACCTTTGTGCCAAAGCATAATATTCCCCCCGTGAAAAAACCTCTACCACACAATCGACATCCAAAGTCGGGCGAAGTTCATCCCGTAATATTTCATCCACATATAAAACAATAGTCGCCCTCCAGTAAAAACAAACCTTGTGGGAATATTTGCCAAAAGTGTCGCTACCCTTTCCAAATTGTCAATCTGGGGATTAGTCATATAACCTCTTACTTAACTCAATGATTGCAGTCTCCACCTCTGTGACACTCCCACGCTGACCTACGGTACAGACGTGGGCTTCCAAATATCGCTACTTGGATTTTCTGCTTCTTCGGGTGGTTCTAGCTGTCGATTTCTCCACAGCCCCGATACCACGATCCTCCACAGACTGCAACACCGTCTGCCCAACGGCTGTTAACCCACGTTGTTCTATTACCATAGCGGCGGCTACGTCACGATCAATCCTAAAAAACGCAAATCACCATAACTAAGCCAAGACGCATTTAACTTGCCTTTTTAGGAATATTTCTTATCCCCGTAAAACAGGCATCTTGCCTGTTATTCGATCGAACAAAGTTTATTTTTGTCCGTTGGAAGTCCATGCTTCGATCGAACAGGGTACTATAGGTTTAATCAATTCGACAATAGCTTGAGCATAAGCCCCTATTTCACCTTGAGCGCCCTTTCCCAATCGTAAATCGATGAAATTTAAGAGAGCTTGTAATGATACAGTCCACACCCAACTGGTATAAACCGAAGGAATTAAAACCCCTCTAGCTTGTTCTCTACCCACTCCCAATGATAATAATTTAGAATAAGCCTCATAACTAGCCTCACATTGTTGTTTATAAATTTCAATGGCGATGTCATTCGTTTCCGTGTCTAAACTGCCTATGGTAGCTTGTTTATTGTTTTTTGATTGTTTTCTGAATACAGGCGGAATATAAAACTCATTACTGTCGTCGATCGAAACATACCGAAAACTTTTTTCATTCCATCCTAGCTGTTCGTCATTATGATTACTTGCGATAACGTGTTTCCACCACTGTCGGCATACATACAAAGGAGCTTTCACTTTAAACTTAAATACTACACCACGAAAAGGGCTAGTATGTTTATGGGTAATCAGATATTTAATTAACTTAATATCTTGCTCATTTAATTCTGAAGAAGTTTTTTCAAAAGACGCTCTAGCATCATTAACAATACTGAGATCATTTCCCATAGAATCAATAAGTTCTATTCTACTTTTCCCATCCTTTAAAGGGTCTTGATAATTCATAAATTGTTTATTTTCAGTTTATTATTTTAGATACCGTTCAATAAATTGAACTCCATTTCCACAAAAAATATCATGATTTTTAATAATAATTGATTTGCTAATCATAAAAAATGCTTAGATTTCTTCTTAATTATACTTTTGAGTTAAATTAAATTTAGAGAATGAAAAAACCTGTTTCAGTAGAGACGTAAAATTTTACGTCTTTACTCCTTACTTTTTTATCGATCGTCCCCGTCACCTTGTAAAGTGTTATTGGCTTTTCTATTAAGGAGTTTATTAATATTTTTTTCCATGACTTCTTCAGGGTTTAAACCCAATTCATCACAAAGTCTAGCCCAATACCACATTACATCCCCTAATTCTTTAATTAACTTCTCTTTTGCTGTGTCTAAATCATTATCTTTTCTGATATATTTTTTGACAACACCGCTAACCTCTCCAGCTTCAGAAGCTAAACCTAAAGTCAGGTATTCTAAGAAAGTTTCTTGAGGATAAATAGCCGTTTTTCTGGTTAATAATTGATACTCTTTTACGTCCATAAAATAATTTAAAATCAGTGTACAAAATTCGATCGATGAAAATGGGTTGAACATTGTTCAACCCCTACAAAAAAATGCGTTATAGATTGGTTTGTAGTAAGGGTTTTAACCCTTTTTAACGGCGTGGAAAACGACGACGTTGTAAAAACTCAGGAATATCTAAGCCTTGTGCCACATTATTGGGATCATTATTGGGAGTGTTGTTGACAGGATTAGTCGGATTCGGATTTGTCAAAGTATCC
This window contains:
- a CDS encoding YciI family protein gives rise to the protein MAKYILFGSYCDNALEKRTPYRQAHLEGLGKQKEQGILVTLGPTKDNSKVFGIYEAENEAIVKNLVESDPYWQNNIWTDYEIKEWIQAF
- a CDS encoding DUF3086 domain-containing protein, whose translation is MSETKKESLENNTELDYFDDDDLWEMQSEKPQKTNKTLESIESEELEAEENNESLTEELNILSLDDIDYPQEEESKSFVEESKIEKQEIEFKPEEIKQEINTNIEVENNEVKTEINTLENQTQELLKEQENIRKNISLLVQEGLKELEQKKQNLELEIQKLERRKEKIDREMKTTFSGVSQDLAIRVQGFKDYLVGSLQDLTSAVEQLELTNNNSPSWEETPTPTPINQNKNPNPSFVEKNFKEEIRQIRGLLDQYRTRPDYYGAPWQLRRTFEPIHAERVGEWFFTQGGRGSLRSMSSRLQNILIASAIMSILYQLYGDRTRTLILSDTPERLGEWRRGLQDCLGISRSDFGPNRGVVLFETPESLIQKGDRIIEEKDLPLVIMDQTDDKVSLSLLKFPLWLAFAPETTTQSSNYYY
- a CDS encoding DUF3119 family protein, coding for MKSTVLSSETITLDPNYRIPFVIIIGGIALSLLQIILGAVVILFGIFLLIQANIIKLKFTSIALEVYRGEKNIRTFPYIEWENWEIFWQPVPILLYFKEVNSIHFIPIIFDAITLRECLEKYCKKA
- a CDS encoding pyridoxal phosphate-dependent aminotransferase, whose translation is MKLASRISQVNPSITLTITAKGKAMKAEGLDVCSFSAGEPDFDTPDHIKLAAKKALDEGKTKYGAAAGEMPLRQAIANKLKKDNNLDYKAENVIVTNGGKHSLYNLMMALIEQDDEVIIPAPYWLSYPEMVTLAGGKSVIVTTTAENEYKITPKQLEEAITPKTKLFVLNSPSNPTGSVYTPDEIKALAEVIVKHDILVVSDEIYEKILYDGATHLSIGAVNEEIFKRTLISNGFAKAYSMTGWRVGYIAGDVNIIKAMTTVQGHSTSNVCTFAQYGAIAALESSQDCVAEMLLSFAQRRKVMYSAVKSIANVSTPLPAGAFYLFIDISNTGLKSLEFCDKLLTQEKVATIPGVAFGNDNCIRLSYATDMDSIEKGMTRLSHFIESL
- the thyX gene encoding FAD-dependent thymidylate synthase, which gives rise to MNYQDPLKDGKSRIELIDSMGNDLSIVNDARASFEKTSSELNEQDIKLIKYLITHKHTSPFRGVVFKFKVKAPLYVCRQWWKHVIASNHNDEQLGWNEKSFRYVSIDDSNEFYIPPVFRKQSKNNKQATIGSLDTETNDIAIEIYKQQCEASYEAYSKLLSLGVGREQARGVLIPSVYTSWVWTVSLQALLNFIDLRLGKGAQGEIGAYAQAIVELIKPIVPCSIEAWTSNGQK
- a CDS encoding nucleoside triphosphate pyrophosphohydrolase family protein, whose amino-acid sequence is MDVKEYQLLTRKTAIYPQETFLEYLTLGLASEAGEVSGVVKKYIRKDNDLDTAKEKLIKELGDVMWYWARLCDELGLNPEEVMEKNINKLLNRKANNTLQGDGDDR